Below is a window of Pseudomonas eucalypticola DNA.
TCACCATTGCCATGGAAGGCCTGGGCGAACTGCACCTGCCGCACCTGCGGGTCATGTTGCTCCTGTTCGGGGGCATGGCCTGCCTGGCGGCTTACTGGGTGCGTGCCGCCCATGACCCCGAACCGCTGTTCTCGCCGACCCTGTTCCGGACCCGCACCTTCGCGGTGGGCATCCTGGGCAACCTGTTCGCCCGGCTGGGCAGCGGCGCCCTGCCGTTCCTGGTGCCGCTGCTGTTGCAAGTAGCACTGGGTTATTCGCCCGCCCAGGCTGGCATGAGCATGATCCCCCTGGCCGCCTCGGCCATGCTGGCCAAGTCGGTGGCACGGCCGCTGATCGAGCGCTTCGGCTACCGCGTCGTGCTGACCACCAACACCCTGGCACTGGGGGTGATGCTTGCCAGCCTGGGCCTGGTGACGCCGGACACGCCGTATATCGTGCTACTGGTGCAGCTTGGCATCATGGGCGCCGTGAACTCGTTGCAGTTCACCGCCATGAACACCGTGACCCTGATCGACCTGGACGACGCCAATGCCAGCAGCGGCAACAGCCTGCTCTCGGTGGTGGCGCAGCTGTCCCTGAGCCTGGGCGTGGCCTGCGCCGGTGCGCTGCTCGGCGGCTTTACTACCGAGGCCGACACCAACGTGCTGCAGGCTTTCCACCTGACCTTCCTGACCATCGGCATCATGGCGATGCTGGCCGCGGCGATCTTCGTGCAGCTGTCCAACCGCGACGGCAAAAAGGACAGCAGCAACGCTGTTCGTCCGGAACCGGAGATAGAGGCTTAGGGCCAAAGGCCACTGGGCTGGTACACTGCGCGACATTTTGTTTTGCAGGCCAGTCCCGTGACCACCATCGCCACCGCTTTTAATACGCTGCCATTGTCCGCCGCCATGCTGGCCAACCTCGAATCCCTCGGGTATGCCCAGATGACGCCGATCCAGGCGCAGAGCTTGCCGGTGATTCTCAAGGGCATGGACCTGATTGCCCAGGCCAAGACCGGCAGCGGCAAGACCGCGGCCTTCGGCATCGGCCTGTTGAACCCGATCAACCCGCGCTACTTCGGTTGCCAGGCGCTGATCATGTGCCCGACCCGGGAACTGGCCGACCAGGTGGCCAAGGAAATCCGCCGCCTGGCCCGCGCCGAAGACAACATCAAGGTGCTGACCCTGTGCGGCGGCGTGTCCTTCGGCCCGCAGATCGCCTCGCTGGAGCACGGCGCGCACATCATCGTCGGCACCCCGGGGCGCATTCAGCAGCACCTGCGCAAAGGCTCGCTGGTACTCGACGGTTTGAACACCCTGGTGCTCGACGAAGCCGATCGCATGCTCGACATGGGCTTCTACGACGCCATCGAAGACATCATCCAGCAAACCCCGGACCGCCGTCAGACCCTGCTGTTCTCGGCCACCTACCCCGTGGGCATCAAGCAGCTGGCCTCCAAGTTCATGCGCGACCCGCAGACCGTCAAGGCCGAGTCGCTGCACGCCGACAGCCAGATCGAGCAGCGCTTCTACGAGATCAGCCCGGAAGAACGCCTGGGCGCCGTGACCAAGGCCCTGGGGCACTTCCGCCCGCAGTCCTGCGTGGCGTTCTGCTTCACCAAGCAGCAGTGCCAGGAAGTGGTCGACCACCTGGTGGCCAAGGGCATCAGCGCCGTGGCCCTGCACGGTGACCTGGAACAACGCGACCGCGACCAGGTGTTGGCCATGTTCGCCAACCGCAGCACTTCGGTACTGGTGGCCACCGACGTCGCGGCCCGTGGCCTGGACATCGACGCCCTGGACATGGTGATCAACGTGGAGCTGGCCCGCGACTCGGAAATCCACATCCACCGCGTGGGCCGGACCGGCCGTGCCGGCGAGAACGGCCTGGCCATCAGCTTCGTGGCCCCGGCCGAAGCACACCGCGCCCAGGCCATCGAGCAGTTGCAGAAGGCGCCGCTGAACTGGCAGCCGCTGGACAGCCTGACCGCCAAGGGCGGCGGCCCGCTGCTGCCGGCCATGTCCACCCTGTGCATTGCGGCCGGCCGCAAGGACAAGGTTCGCCCGGGCGACATCCTGGGCGCGCTGACCGGCGATGCCGGCATTCCTGGCACCCAGGTGGGCAAGATCGCGATCTTCGATTTCCAGGCCTACGTGGCCGTGGACCGCGACATCGCCAAACAGGCCCTGCAGCGCCTGAACAACGGCAAGATCAAGGGCCGCTCGCTGCGCGTGCGTATCCTGTAACCACTGCAAATCCCGCGTTTGCGGGACCACTCGAATGAAAGGATGATGGTGTGCGCTCTACCGACGTTGTGATCATTGGCGCAGGTGCCGCCGGCCTGATGTGCGCTTTCAGCGCGGCCGCCCGCGGCCGCCGGGTGCTGCTCATCGATCACGCCAACAAGGCCGGCAAGAAAATCCTGATGTCCGGCGGTGGGCGCTGCAACTTCACCAACCTGTACACTGAACCGGCGAATTTCCTCTCGCAGAACCCGCATTTCTGCAAGTCGGCGCTGGCCCGCTACACCCAGTGGGACTTCATCGCCATGGTCGCCAAGCACGGCGTGCCGTACCACGAGAAGAAACTGGGCCAGCTGTTCTGTGACAACAAGTCCAGCGACATTCTGGAGATGCTGATCAGCGAATGCGAACAGGTGAAGGTCGACCTGCGCCTGGACACGTCGGTGCAGAGCATCGAGAAAACCGAAGCCGGCTACCTGCTGGACACCAGCCTGGGCCAGGTGACATGCGCTTCGCTGGTGGTGGCTACTGGTGGCCTGTCGATTCCAACCCTGGGCGCTACCGGCTTCGGCTACCAGATAGCTCGCCAGTTTGGCCACAACGTGCTGGCCACCCGCGCCGGCCTGGTGCCATTCACCATCACCGACCAGCTCAAGGGCTTGTGCACCGAGTTGTCGGGCACGTCGGTGGACTGCCTGGTGAGCTGCAACGATCAGAGTTTCCGCGAGAACATCCTGTTCACCCACCGCGGCCTCAGCGGCCCGGCGGTTTTGCAGATCTCCTCGTTCTGGAACCCTGGCGACACGGTGGAAATCAACCTGCTGCCCGACCACGACGCCCTGGCCTGGATGCAACAGCAACAGGCCGAGCGCCCCAACAGTGAGTTCAAGACCCTGCTGGGCGAGCTGTTCACCAAGAAAATGGCCACCCTGTTGGCCGAGCAGTGGTTCGCCTCCAAGCCGATGAAGCAGTACACGCCCGCCGAACTGCGCGACATCGCCGAAAAACTGGGTGCCTGGCAACTGGTCCCGGCCGGCACCGAGGGCTACCGCACGGCCGAAGTGACCCTGGGCGGCGTCGATACCCGCGAAGTGTCTTCCAAGACCCTGGAGTCGCTGAAAAGCCCTGGCCTGTATTTCGTCGGCGAGGTGCTGGACGTCAGCGGGCACTTGGGCGGCTTCAACTTCCAGTGGGCCTGGGCCTCGGGCTACGCGGCAGCGCAGTACGTTTAATAACGCGGCAGGCAGTATCCCGGAACATGATTTGCTGGTAATAAGAGAGCGGCGACAATGAGTCGCTGCACGCACCGGTTCATTCAGATCAACTGCCCAACAGGTTCGCTTCCCCTCTATGGCATCGACCTCGTTTCGCCAATCCATGCGTCGTTTATGGGCGCTCGACAAGTTCAGTTACAGCGTGCGGGTATTCATCGCCCTCACCGGGTCCATGGCGTTCTGTTGGTACCAAAGGGAAATGCATGCGCTGATCCCGATCTTCCTGGGCATCATCGCCTGCGCCCTGGCCGAGACCGACGATAACTGGCAGGGCCGCATCAAGGCGCTGGCGGTCACCCTGGTGTGTTTCAGTTGCTCGGCGCTGTCGGTCGAACTGCTGTTTCCCTACCCCTACCTGTTCATCATCGCCCTGGCCGTGGCGGCGTTCGGGCTGACCATGCTCGGTGCGCTGGGCGAGCGCTACAACGCCGTGGCCTACGCGACGCTGATCGTGGCGGTGTACACCATGATCGGCGTTGACCAGCGCGGCGGCGAAGTCAGCAATTTCTGGGAAGAACCGCTGTTGCTGGTAACCGGGGCCGGTTGGTATGGGCTGCTGTCAGTGCTATGGCAGGCCCTGTTCGCCAACCAGCCGGTGCAGCAGGCCCTGGCGCGGCTGTTTCGCGAGCTGGGCTTTTATCTGAAGCTCAAGGCCAGCCTGTTCGAACCCATCCGCGGCCTGGACATCGAAGCCCGGCGCCTGGAACTGGCCAAGCAGAATGGCCAGGTAGTGGCGGCGCTCAATGCCACCAAGGAAATCATCCTGCACCGGGTGGGCGGCGGCCGACCCGGTTCGAAGATCAGCCGCTACCTGAAACTGTACTTCCTGGCCCAGGACATCCACGAGCGGGCGAGTTCTTCGCACTACCCCTACAACGCCCTGGCCGAAGCCTTTTTCCACAGTGACGTGCTGTTCCGCTGCCAGCGCTTGCTGCGCCAGCAGGGCGCCGCGTGTCGGCGCCTGTCGGAGTCGATCCAGATGCGCCAGCCATTCGTCTACGACGATAGTTTTGCCGAAGCCCTGGGCGACCTGCACGCCTCGCTGGAGCACCTGCGCATCCAGAGCAACCCGGCCTGGCGTGGCCTGCTGCGTTCGCTGAGGGCACTGGCGGCGAACCTGGGCACCCTGGACCGCCTGCTCAGCGACGCCAGCAACCCCGACAAGCTCGCCGACGAGAGCGACAGTAGCCTGCTGGACCGCTCCCCCCGCAACCTCAAGGACGTGTGGGGACGCATTCGCCAGAACCTGACGCCTACCTCGCTGTTGTTTCGCCATGCACTGCGGTTGCCGCTGGCGCTGATCGTGTGTTTCGTCATGGTGCACGTGGTGCCCACCACCCAGAGCTACTGGATCATGCTCACCACGGTGTTCGTCTGCCAGCCCAGCTACGGCGCCACCCGCCGCAAGCTGGGCCAGCGCATCATCGGCACGGCCATCGGCCTGATCATCGGCTGGCCGTTGTTCAACCTGTTCCCCAGCCCGCTGGTGCAGTCGATGTTCGCCATTGCCGCGGGCCTGGTGTTCTTCGTCAACCGCACCACCCGCTACACGGTCTCCACCGCGGGCATCACGCTGATGGTGCTGTTCTGCTTCAACCAGGTGGGTGACGGCTATGGCCTGTTCCTGCCGCGCCTGTTCGATACCCTGCTGGGCAGCCTGATCGCCATCATCGCGGTATTCCTGTTCCTCCCCGATTGGCAGGGCCGTCGGCTGAACAAAGTGCTGGCCAACACCCTGAGCTGCAACAGCATCTACCTGCGCCAGATACTGGAACAGTACGCCCGCGGCAAGCGTGACGACCTCAGCTATCGCCTGGCCCGACGCAACGCCCACAACGCCGATGCGGCGCTGTCCACCACGCTGGCGAACATGCTGATGGAGCCGGGTCATTTCCGCAAAGAGGCGGACGTTGGCTTCCGCTTTCTGGTGCTGTCGCATACCTTGCTCAGCTACCTGTCGGGCCTGGGTGCGCACCGGGCCACCGAATTGCCAGAGCCGGTGCGCAGCGAGCTGATCGAAGGCACCGGCCAGGCGCTGGCCGCCAGCATTGACGAGATCGCCGCCGCCCTGGCCAACAAGACGCCGGTGGCGCTGCACAGTGATGCCGAGGAAGGATTGGCCAATGCCCTGGAGCAGATGCCTGAGGAGGTCGATGAAGGCCAGCGCCTGGTGCAGACGCAACTGGCGCTGATCTGCCGGCAACTGGGGCCGCTGCGGACCCTGGCCGCGCACCTGATCAAGGACAAGACCGAGCAGGCGACCCCCGCGGCGGCCTGATCACAGGCCGTACTGCTTCAGCAACCGTTTGTAGGTGCCATCGGCCTGCATCTGGCCGATGGCCTTGTCGAACGCCGCCACGATCCGGGCATGGTCCGGGTTTCTCAGGCTGACCAGGATATGCAGGTGGTTGAGACTTAGGGGCACGGGCAGAAACTCCACTGAGTCCCGCACCCGCGGGACTTCCCGGTTCAAGTAGTAACGCGCCACGAACTCGTCTTCCAGGGTCAGCTGTACTCGGCCCGCCGCCAGCATGCGCACGGCCATGGGAAAATTGTGTACCTGCACCTTCTGCAATTCACCGTCGCTGTCGAAAGCACCGGAGTAGGCATAGCCGCGCACGATCGCGATCGGGTACGGGTGCAGTTCGTCGAGGTTGCCGCTGAAGGCGATGGGCGTGCCCCTGGTCTTGATGAACAGGATACGGTTCTGCAGGTAACTGCCGGAGAACTGGCCAATGCGGGTGCGTTCGTCGCTGTACCAGGCGTTGACCAGCACGTCATAACGCCCCTCATCGATACCCAGCAAGGCCCGCGCCCAGGGTACCTGTTCGAACTCGCTGGCATAGCCGGCCCTGGCCAAGGCCGTGGTCACCAGCTCCGTGGCCAGCCCGCCATTGACCATCGTGGCGTCGGTGAACGGCGGCCAGGCATCGGCTACCAGGCGCAGCTTGTCCGCTGACGCCAATGGGGCCACCAACAGCAATCCAAGCAAATACGAGACTCGAAGCAAATGCAGCATGCTCAAGATCCTGTAGCGGGCTCCAGGCCCGGCGTGTTGGTCAAGCCTTGCGATCAACATCCAGATTCTAACCTTAGCTCAACATCACCCGTGTCTGACACTATGATGGCGGTTGCCAACCGACCTTCATTTTTCAGGAGCCCACATGTCCCTCGACTGGGTCTGCAAACACCACACTGATCTGGGTATCGACCAGCTCTACCGTATTCTTCAACTGCGAACCGAAGTATTTGTGGTCGAGCAGCAATGCCCGTACCAGGAAGTCGACGGGCTGGACCTGGAGGGTGACACCTGCCACCTGATGGGCTGGGAGGGCAACCAGTTGGCGGCTTACCTGCGCCTGCTGGACCCGGCCGCCCATGACGGCGACGTGGTGATCGGCCGCGTGGTGACCGCGCCATTCGCGCGGGGCAAGGGGCTGGGGCATGAACTGCTGATGCAGGGGCTGTGGCATGCGGACAAACTGTGGCCGCAGGTGCCGATCTACCTCTCGGCACAGGCGCATTTGCAGGGGTATTACGGGCGGTATGGGTTCGTGGCGCAAGGTGAGCAATACCTGGAAGACGGCATTCCCCATATCGGCATGCGCAGGGCTCAGGGGTAGCCGAGCGTGGCCTTGATGGCCGACAGGTTGCGCCCGATCCAGGCCTTGTCGATGGCCCCCCAGTCGCGGATCAGGTATTGGCCGATATGGTTGCGCTCGCCTTCGCGCTGTTCGAATTCGCAGATGATGTCGAGGTCGGCCAACGCCAGCAGTGTGTCCTGCGCGGTGCGACGGGGCATGCCGGTGGCTTCGGTGATGGCTGGCACGCTGCAGGCGGTGCCGCTGTCGATCAGCCATGCCACATACAGGCGGCGGTAGAAACTGGTCTTGGTCTTGCTGACATCCATCGAACTATCCTTGGTCGGTCATTGCGGCAGGTCGCGCCAGGTCAGGTAAATGCGCAGGTCGAATTCCAGCTGATGGTAACCCGGCTGCATGTATTCGCAGAGCTTGTAGAACGCCTTGTTGTGATCCGACTCCTTGAAGTGCGCCAGCTCGTGCACCACGATCATCCTCAGGAATTGCGGCGCCGCCTCCTTGAACAGCGAAGCGATGCGAATTTCCTTCTTGGCTTTGAGCTTGCCGCCCTGCACCCGCGATACCGCGGTATGCAGCCCCAGGGCTCGATGGGTCAGGTCAAGGCGGTTGTCATACAGCACCTTGTCCAGATTGGGGGCATTGCGCAGGTGTTCCTGCTTGAGCTCCAGCGCATAGCTGTACAGCGCCTTGTCGCTCTGCACGTCATGCCGCTCAGGGTAGCGCTGTTGCAGGTAGTCACCCAGGCGGCCTTCAGCCAACAGCTTGCGCACCTGGTCTTGCAGGTGCGGGGGGTAGGCCTGGAGGTATTTGAGCGGCGTCATGGTGGCACTGTACGGTGGGATCGACCGCCAGTGTACCCAATTGCATGGCTACACTGACGCCCAATCGAAGTGCCCGGGGAATCCGGTGGCGTCCTCGGACGTCAGCGGCTTGGCAACGATGAAACCCTGGGCCAGCTCACAGCCATTGGCCTGAAGCCATTGATACTGCTCGCGGGTCTCGACCCCTTCGGCGATCACGGTAATGCCGAAATCCCGGCACAGCTCGATGACATTGCGCGCCAACGCGGCATCACGGCTGGATTCCGGCAGGCGTGCCACCAGGTGGCGGTCCAGCTTCAGCGTATCGATGGGCAGGTCGCGGAGCAATTTGAGCGAACAGTGGCCGGTGCCGTAGTCGTCCAGGGCCACGCGCACGCCCAGGTTGTGCAGTTCATGCAGCTGGCGCAGGGCTTCCTCCTGGTTGTGCATCAGTGAGGTCTCCACTACCTCCACTTCCAGCTGCTGGGCCTGCAGGCCGTTCATGGCGATAGCCCGCTGCAGCTCCGGCACCAGGTTGGGCATGGCGAACTGGGCGTTGCTCAGGCTGATGCTGAGAATAAGTTGCTCATCAAAGCTGTCTCGCCAGGCATGGCGCTGGGCTGCGCCCTGCTGATAGATCCAGCTGGTCAGGCGGCTGATCAACCGGGCTTCTTCCAGCAACGGGATGAACAGGCCCGGCGGCACGTCGCCGACACTGGGGTGACGCCAGCGCAGCAAGGCCTCGAACCCGCGCAGGCGACCGTCGGCGATGGCGACCTGCGGCTGGTACACCAGGGTGAAATCTTTCTTCTCGATGGCACTGCTAACGCTGTCTTCCAGCATCAGGCGCGAGCGAGCGCGGCCGTTCATGTCCTGGTCGTAATAACGGTACTGCTGACGACCCGCCTGTTTGGCGGCGTACATGGCGATGTCAGCGGCGCGCAGCAGGCTGTCCAGGTTGGAACCACACTCAGGGTAGGTGGCGATGCCGATACTGACCCCCAGGGTCACGTCCAGGCCGTCGACCTGCTGGCACATGGAGACCCGGTCGATCAGTTTCTCCGCGACCTTGGCGGCTTGTTCGGGGTACTCCAGGGTGTCGAGCAAGGCGGTAAATTCATCACCGCCCATGCGAGCCACAATGTCGTAGGAGCGCAGGCAATCCTTGAGCTGCTCGGCCACCCAGCGCAGCACCCGGTCGCCAGCGTCATGGCCGTGGATGTCGTTGATGCGCTTGAAGCCATCCAGGTCCAGGTACAGCAGGGCCTGGGATTTATCCGAACGCTCATTGCGCACCAGCGCGCTTTCCACCGTCTGGTAGAAACCGCGGCGGTTGAGCAGCCCGGTGAGCGGGTCGGTCACTGCCTGGTATTCGAGTTGCTGGTGCAGGTTGCGCACCACCGACATGTCCAGCACCGTCACCACCATGGCATGCTGCTCGCCCGGCAATGGCGCGCAGGACAACGCCGCCGGCAACTGCTGGCCGGACACCGTGCACAGGACCGCGTCATGCACCCGGAATGTCTCGCGGTTGGAATACGCACGGTAGAACTCGGAGTCTTGCCATTGAGTGACCGCCGGCTTGGCGACGAACTTCAGCAGTTCAGCGCCGGTGAGCTCGGCGACCGAGGCGTTGAGCAGGCGGGAGATGGCCGGGTTGGCGAAACTGATTCGGCCTTTCTCGTCGATCACCAGGATGCCTTCGGCCGCGTTTTCCAGCACCGAGGCATTGAAGGCCCGCGCCGTTTCCAGATCGCGGCTCAGCCGTTGCAGGTCACGCCGGTTACGTTGTTGCTCCAGCAGCGCCTGCACCTTGGGACGCAGAATCTGCGGGTCGAACGGCTTGAACAGGTAATCGACCGCGCCGTTGGCGTAACCCTTGAGCACCGACGCCTGGTTCTGCTCGTTGGCCGTGAGAAAAATGATCGGGGTCAGCCGAGTGCGCTGGTTTCCGCGCATCAGGCGCGCCACTTCGAAGCCGTCCATGCCCGGCATCTGCACATCGAGCAGGACCAGGTCGACTTCATGCTCCAGCAACATGCTCAAGGCTTCCACCCCGGATGCCGCCGTCACCACCTTCCAGTCCTGGCGTTCGAGCAAGGCCCGCATGCTGATCAGGTTTTCCGGATAATCATCTACGACCAGCAGCG
It encodes the following:
- the mdtD gene encoding multidrug transporter subunit MdtD — translated: MPTALDPRTAKLLPWVVAIAFFMQSLDGTILNTALPAMARDLAEDPLRMQSVVIAYMLTVALLIPASGWIADRFGTKRVFFSAIALFSLGSLACAISSSLTVLVCSRVLQGLGGALMLPVGRLVVLRAYPRSELVRILGFVTIPGLLGPLLGPTLGGWMVEYLSWHWIFLINLPVGLLGCWAVWTIVPDLRGSSRTHFDTLGFLMFGAAMVLITIAMEGLGELHLPHLRVMLLLFGGMACLAAYWVRAAHDPEPLFSPTLFRTRTFAVGILGNLFARLGSGALPFLVPLLLQVALGYSPAQAGMSMIPLAASAMLAKSVARPLIERFGYRVVLTTNTLALGVMLASLGLVTPDTPYIVLLVQLGIMGAVNSLQFTAMNTVTLIDLDDANASSGNSLLSVVAQLSLSLGVACAGALLGGFTTEADTNVLQAFHLTFLTIGIMAMLAAAIFVQLSNRDGKKDSSNAVRPEPEIEA
- the dbpA gene encoding ATP-dependent RNA helicase DbpA — encoded protein: MLANLESLGYAQMTPIQAQSLPVILKGMDLIAQAKTGSGKTAAFGIGLLNPINPRYFGCQALIMCPTRELADQVAKEIRRLARAEDNIKVLTLCGGVSFGPQIASLEHGAHIIVGTPGRIQQHLRKGSLVLDGLNTLVLDEADRMLDMGFYDAIEDIIQQTPDRRQTLLFSATYPVGIKQLASKFMRDPQTVKAESLHADSQIEQRFYEISPEERLGAVTKALGHFRPQSCVAFCFTKQQCQEVVDHLVAKGISAVALHGDLEQRDRDQVLAMFANRSTSVLVATDVAARGLDIDALDMVINVELARDSEIHIHRVGRTGRAGENGLAISFVAPAEAHRAQAIEQLQKAPLNWQPLDSLTAKGGGPLLPAMSTLCIAAGRKDKVRPGDILGALTGDAGIPGTQVGKIAIFDFQAYVAVDRDIAKQALQRLNNGKIKGRSLRVRIL
- a CDS encoding NAD(P)/FAD-dependent oxidoreductase, producing the protein MRSTDVVIIGAGAAGLMCAFSAAARGRRVLLIDHANKAGKKILMSGGGRCNFTNLYTEPANFLSQNPHFCKSALARYTQWDFIAMVAKHGVPYHEKKLGQLFCDNKSSDILEMLISECEQVKVDLRLDTSVQSIEKTEAGYLLDTSLGQVTCASLVVATGGLSIPTLGATGFGYQIARQFGHNVLATRAGLVPFTITDQLKGLCTELSGTSVDCLVSCNDQSFRENILFTHRGLSGPAVLQISSFWNPGDTVEINLLPDHDALAWMQQQQAERPNSEFKTLLGELFTKKMATLLAEQWFASKPMKQYTPAELRDIAEKLGAWQLVPAGTEGYRTAEVTLGGVDTREVSSKTLESLKSPGLYFVGEVLDVSGHLGGFNFQWAWASGYAAAQYV
- the yccS gene encoding YccS family putative transporter, whose protein sequence is MASTSFRQSMRRLWALDKFSYSVRVFIALTGSMAFCWYQREMHALIPIFLGIIACALAETDDNWQGRIKALAVTLVCFSCSALSVELLFPYPYLFIIALAVAAFGLTMLGALGERYNAVAYATLIVAVYTMIGVDQRGGEVSNFWEEPLLLVTGAGWYGLLSVLWQALFANQPVQQALARLFRELGFYLKLKASLFEPIRGLDIEARRLELAKQNGQVVAALNATKEIILHRVGGGRPGSKISRYLKLYFLAQDIHERASSSHYPYNALAEAFFHSDVLFRCQRLLRQQGAACRRLSESIQMRQPFVYDDSFAEALGDLHASLEHLRIQSNPAWRGLLRSLRALAANLGTLDRLLSDASNPDKLADESDSSLLDRSPRNLKDVWGRIRQNLTPTSLLFRHALRLPLALIVCFVMVHVVPTTQSYWIMLTTVFVCQPSYGATRRKLGQRIIGTAIGLIIGWPLFNLFPSPLVQSMFAIAAGLVFFVNRTTRYTVSTAGITLMVLFCFNQVGDGYGLFLPRLFDTLLGSLIAIIAVFLFLPDWQGRRLNKVLANTLSCNSIYLRQILEQYARGKRDDLSYRLARRNAHNADAALSTTLANMLMEPGHFRKEADVGFRFLVLSHTLLSYLSGLGAHRATELPEPVRSELIEGTGQALAASIDEIAAALANKTPVALHSDAEEGLANALEQMPEEVDEGQRLVQTQLALICRQLGPLRTLAAHLIKDKTEQATPAAA
- a CDS encoding substrate-binding periplasmic protein, whose product is MLHLLRVSYLLGLLLVAPLASADKLRLVADAWPPFTDATMVNGGLATELVTTALARAGYASEFEQVPWARALLGIDEGRYDVLVNAWYSDERTRIGQFSGSYLQNRILFIKTRGTPIAFSGNLDELHPYPIAIVRGYAYSGAFDSDGELQKVQVHNFPMAVRMLAAGRVQLTLEDEFVARYYLNREVPRVRDSVEFLPVPLSLNHLHILVSLRNPDHARIVAAFDKAIGQMQADGTYKRLLKQYGL
- a CDS encoding GNAT family N-acetyltransferase; this translates as MSLDWVCKHHTDLGIDQLYRILQLRTEVFVVEQQCPYQEVDGLDLEGDTCHLMGWEGNQLAAYLRLLDPAAHDGDVVIGRVVTAPFARGKGLGHELLMQGLWHADKLWPQVPIYLSAQAHLQGYYGRYGFVAQGEQYLEDGIPHIGMRRAQG
- a CDS encoding winged helix-turn-helix domain-containing protein, which translates into the protein MDVSKTKTSFYRRLYVAWLIDSGTACSVPAITEATGMPRRTAQDTLLALADLDIICEFEQREGERNHIGQYLIRDWGAIDKAWIGRNLSAIKATLGYP
- a CDS encoding YgjP-like metallopeptidase domain-containing protein; its protein translation is MTPLKYLQAYPPHLQDQVRKLLAEGRLGDYLQQRYPERHDVQSDKALYSYALELKQEHLRNAPNLDKVLYDNRLDLTHRALGLHTAVSRVQGGKLKAKKEIRIASLFKEAAPQFLRMIVVHELAHFKESDHNKAFYKLCEYMQPGYHQLEFDLRIYLTWRDLPQ
- a CDS encoding putative bifunctional diguanylate cyclase/phosphodiesterase, which codes for MDCAQSQPNDGASTLLVVDDYPENLISMRALLERQDWKVVTAASGVEALSMLLEHEVDLVLLDVQMPGMDGFEVARLMRGNQRTRLTPIIFLTANEQNQASVLKGYANGAVDYLFKPFDPQILRPKVQALLEQQRNRRDLQRLSRDLETARAFNASVLENAAEGILVIDEKGRISFANPAISRLLNASVAELTGAELLKFVAKPAVTQWQDSEFYRAYSNRETFRVHDAVLCTVSGQQLPAALSCAPLPGEQHAMVVTVLDMSVVRNLHQQLEYQAVTDPLTGLLNRRGFYQTVESALVRNERSDKSQALLYLDLDGFKRINDIHGHDAGDRVLRWVAEQLKDCLRSYDIVARMGGDEFTALLDTLEYPEQAAKVAEKLIDRVSMCQQVDGLDVTLGVSIGIATYPECGSNLDSLLRAADIAMYAAKQAGRQQYRYYDQDMNGRARSRLMLEDSVSSAIEKKDFTLVYQPQVAIADGRLRGFEALLRWRHPSVGDVPPGLFIPLLEEARLISRLTSWIYQQGAAQRHAWRDSFDEQLILSISLSNAQFAMPNLVPELQRAIAMNGLQAQQLEVEVVETSLMHNQEEALRQLHELHNLGVRVALDDYGTGHCSLKLLRDLPIDTLKLDRHLVARLPESSRDAALARNVIELCRDFGITVIAEGVETREQYQWLQANGCELAQGFIVAKPLTSEDATGFPGHFDWASV